From a single Clostridium isatidis genomic region:
- a CDS encoding magnesium transporter, whose product MKKLSVFLYTTILGKKMYDEFDEVLGELKDIYVTTDEGYPRVIGYKVKRDGSTFHYEFRSINFYQQDNKVKIVTRGSKEILPRTYSYLLSENLLDKKIVDINGKRVVRVDDLRIAEIAGEYRVIAVETGPHARFRRLNCERLGKFIYKLLRKEYDDRVLMWDDVESLEMVNKNNLQISVPYKKLSTLHPADLADILENLDTISRKQIIEALDEDLAADTLEQIEPEYKGTIIKELSETKAAELLENMPNDEIADVLDELNDDEREKILINLEKEDAEEVKELLSYKEETVGSIMSTDYISFNLDITVGEILDILRELEDVEEDELYRIYITDEEERVLGAINPGDLILNKDDVKIIDIMEENIDTIRYDVDIKEAIEKIAKYDLLSIPVVDEENKLIGTVNSVDLIDEVLYPMWKKKMR is encoded by the coding sequence ATGAAGAAACTATCAGTATTCCTATATACTACTATTTTAGGAAAGAAAATGTACGATGAGTTCGATGAAGTATTAGGAGAACTTAAGGACATTTATGTTACTACTGATGAAGGCTATCCAAGAGTCATTGGATATAAGGTAAAAAGAGATGGTTCAACTTTTCACTATGAGTTCCGTAGTATTAATTTTTATCAACAGGATAATAAGGTAAAGATAGTTACAAGAGGAAGTAAGGAAATACTACCAAGAACATACTCTTATCTTTTATCAGAAAATTTACTTGATAAAAAGATCGTAGATATTAACGGAAAAAGAGTGGTAAGAGTTGATGATTTAAGAATTGCTGAAATTGCAGGAGAGTATAGGGTAATAGCAGTTGAAACCGGTCCTCACGCAAGATTTAGAAGATTAAATTGTGAAAGGCTGGGTAAATTTATTTATAAGCTTCTAAGAAAAGAATATGACGATAGAGTTCTAATGTGGGATGATGTTGAATCTTTAGAAATGGTTAATAAAAATAACCTTCAAATATCAGTACCTTATAAAAAGTTATCAACACTTCACCCAGCAGATCTAGCAGATATTTTAGAAAACTTAGATACAATTTCTAGAAAACAAATTATTGAAGCTTTAGATGAAGATTTAGCTGCAGATACTTTAGAACAAATTGAACCAGAATATAAAGGTACAATTATTAAGGAACTTAGTGAAACAAAGGCAGCTGAACTTCTTGAAAATATGCCAAATGATGAAATAGCAGATGTACTAGATGAGTTAAATGATGACGAAAGAGAAAAAATACTTATTAACTTAGAGAAGGAAGATGCAGAAGAAGTTAAAGAACTTTTAAGTTATAAAGAAGAAACTGTGGGTAGTATAATGAGTACTGACTATATTTCATTTAACTTGGATATAACTGTAGGGGAAATATTAGATATTCTTAGAGAATTAGAAGATGTTGAAGAGGATGAATTATATAGAATATATATAACAGATGAAGAAGAAAGAGTTCTAGGTGCAATTAATCCAGGAGATTTAATTCTAAATAAAGATGATGTAAAAATTATAGATATTATGGAAGAAAATATCGATACCATAAGGTATGATGTTGATATTAAAGAGGCGATAGAGAAAATTGCTAAATATGATTTGTTATCAATACCAGTTGTCGATGAGGAGAATAAGCTGATAGGAACAGTAAACAGCGTTGATTTAATAGATGAGGTATTGTACCCTATGTGGAAAAAAAAGATGAGATAG
- a CDS encoding YegS/Rv2252/BmrU family lipid kinase, giving the protein MKKVKFIYNPYAGENVILDNLDLVIKLHQEAGYTVVPYRIDSGADVIEAFMDFKEVNYSYILIAGGDGTIDNVVNAMTKAGVSVPIGILPVGTANDFGKFLGMPSNIEAACRQILSSEVTAVDLGCINEKYFVNVASTGLFTDVSQKTDINLKNTIGKLAYYLKGLEELPNFRKLYIKIKSKEMEYEGYMYFMLVFNGQTAGNFKLATRADATDGKLDVIIFKAVSIMELIPLFVKVLRGEHLDSDNVIYFKTDELYIECEEGILTDIDGEKGPDFPLSIKCKRRALKVLGMKEKEE; this is encoded by the coding sequence GTGAAAAAGGTAAAGTTTATATATAATCCTTATGCAGGAGAAAATGTAATTTTAGATAATTTAGATTTAGTAATAAAGCTTCATCAAGAGGCAGGGTATACTGTTGTACCTTATAGAATTGATAGTGGAGCTGATGTTATTGAAGCTTTTATGGATTTTAAGGAAGTAAATTATAGTTATATTTTAATTGCTGGTGGAGATGGAACTATAGATAATGTTGTTAATGCCATGACTAAGGCTGGAGTTTCAGTACCAATAGGAATCCTGCCAGTAGGAACAGCAAATGATTTTGGAAAATTTTTAGGAATGCCTTCTAACATAGAAGCAGCCTGCAGGCAAATATTATCTTCAGAGGTAACTGCTGTTGACTTAGGCTGTATTAATGAGAAGTATTTTGTTAATGTAGCAAGTACAGGCTTATTTACAGATGTATCTCAAAAGACAGATATTAATTTAAAAAATACAATTGGTAAGCTTGCATATTATCTTAAAGGCTTAGAGGAACTTCCTAACTTTAGAAAATTATATATAAAAATAAAATCTAAAGAGATGGAATATGAAGGTTATATGTATTTTATGCTTGTATTTAATGGGCAGACAGCCGGTAATTTTAAGTTAGCAACAAGAGCAGATGCTACAGATGGAAAGTTAGATGTAATTATATTTAAGGCTGTATCAATAATGGAGTTAATTCCTCTATTTGTAAAAGTATTAAGGGGAGAACACTTAGATTCAGATAATGTAATATATTTTAAAACAGATGAACTTTATATTGAATGTGAAGAAGGAATTTTAACTGATATAGATGGTGAGAAAGGACCAGATTTTCCATTAAGCATTAAATGTAAAAGAAGAGCTTTAAAAGTTTTAGGTATGAAAGAAAAAGAAGAATAA
- the pssA gene encoding CDP-diacylglycerol--serine O-phosphatidyltransferase: MKRSFIPNIFTFTNLSCGIMSLINAFDRNYLFSCLFILFAGIVDRYDGRIARKLNVTSEIGKELDSLADLVSFGVAPSILMFIIYNFSDLGPLGIIGFTCLLLLPICGAYRLAKYNISNFDGVYTGVPITIVGCFMALFVLCTVNKNISEWIPTILIFIGSYLMVSKFKFKKL; the protein is encoded by the coding sequence ATGAAAAGAAGTTTTATTCCTAATATTTTTACTTTTACAAACTTATCCTGTGGTATAATGTCATTAATTAATGCTTTTGATAGGAATTATTTATTTTCTTGTTTATTTATATTATTCGCAGGAATCGTGGACAGGTATGATGGAAGAATAGCTAGAAAATTAAACGTAACTAGTGAAATAGGCAAGGAATTAGACTCCTTAGCTGATTTAGTTTCCTTTGGAGTTGCTCCATCGATACTTATGTTTATTATCTATAATTTTTCTGATTTAGGTCCTTTAGGCATTATCGGTTTTACATGCTTACTACTATTGCCTATTTGTGGTGCTTATAGATTGGCTAAATATAATATATCCAACTTTGATGGAGTTTATACTGGCGTTCCTATTACTATTGTAGGGTGCTTTATGGCATTATTTGTATTATGCACTGTAAATAAAAATATTTCTGAATGGATACCAACGATTCTTATTTTTATTGGATCCTACCTAATGGTCTCTAAATTTAAATTCAAAAAACTTTAG
- a CDS encoding SpoVR family protein produces the protein MDYNIQDLIKWNEIIENKAIEFGLDFYPQEFEIIDYNEMLGYEAYIGMPSKYPHWSYGKAYDKNKTLYSLNLTGLPYEMVINSNPCLAYLMRENTLLMQILTMAHVYGHNDFFKNNRLFVEATKAKEVISMFKLDADIIKSYIDNPDIGYEKVERVLDAAHSIRYQIPRVAGFKEENSSEDLIGFLIKHSELEEWEKNILRIVKRETEYFIPQIETKVMNEGWASYWHYNILKELDLDTELYLEFIRRHNDVVAPTTGSLNPYYIGFKIFEDIEKRYGRAKIFEVRKLERDSSFYRRYLTQELCQELNLYKYGKKNFEYIVEEVADESGWQSIRDELSNTCGVASIPLIKIVEYNKVNKELKLEHVFDGRELELSYAKETMRYIQGLFKGKISLVTRTKENREVEIICDENNNIVIN, from the coding sequence ATGGACTATAACATTCAAGATTTAATAAAATGGAATGAAATAATAGAAAATAAAGCAATAGAATTTGGTCTTGATTTCTACCCTCAAGAATTCGAGATAATTGATTATAATGAAATGCTTGGCTATGAAGCTTATATTGGGATGCCTTCAAAATATCCTCATTGGAGTTATGGAAAGGCTTATGATAAAAATAAAACTCTTTATTCTTTAAATTTAACAGGACTTCCCTATGAGATGGTTATAAATTCAAATCCCTGTTTAGCATATCTAATGAGAGAAAATACCTTACTTATGCAGATTTTGACTATGGCTCATGTTTATGGTCATAATGACTTTTTTAAAAACAATAGATTATTTGTGGAAGCTACAAAGGCAAAAGAAGTAATTTCGATGTTTAAGTTGGATGCAGATATAATAAAAAGTTATATAGATAATCCTGATATAGGGTATGAAAAGGTTGAAAGAGTTTTAGATGCTGCCCATTCAATAAGATATCAAATACCAAGGGTAGCAGGCTTTAAAGAAGAAAATTCATCAGAAGATCTAATAGGCTTTTTAATTAAGCATAGTGAATTAGAGGAATGGGAAAAAAATATACTAAGAATAGTAAAAAGAGAAACGGAATATTTTATTCCTCAAATAGAAACTAAGGTGATGAATGAGGGGTGGGCAAGCTATTGGCATTATAATATTTTAAAGGAACTTGACTTAGATACAGAATTATATTTGGAATTTATAAGGCGTCATAATGATGTTGTTGCACCAACAACAGGATCTTTAAATCCTTATTATATAGGTTTTAAAATCTTTGAAGATATAGAAAAAAGATATGGAAGAGCAAAAATATTTGAGGTTAGAAAATTAGAGCGAGATAGTTCCTTTTATAGAAGATATCTTACTCAAGAATTATGTCAAGAATTGAATTTATACAAATATGGAAAGAAGAATTTTGAATATATTGTAGAAGAAGTAGCTGATGAAAGTGGATGGCAATCTATTAGGGACGAGCTTTCAAATACATGTGGAGTAGCATCTATTCCTTTGATAAAAATAGTAGAATATAATAAAGTAAATAAAGAATTAAAACTAGAACATGTTTTTGATGGTAGAGAGTTAGAACTTTCTTATGCTAAAGAAACTATGAGATATATTCAAGGTCTTTTTAAAGGAAAAATAAGTCTTGTAACTAGAACTAAGGAAAATAGAGAAGTAGAAATTATCTGTGATGAAAACAATAATATTGTTATCAATTAA
- the yhbH gene encoding sporulation protein YhbH yields MAIFRDSLDNNIQHDRSIADRRRHRQLVEKSIKENLSEILSEESIIAESKNKKFKIPIRGIKEYQFIYGKNNKGVAIGSGEEKKGDKLSDTKKSGNKKGSNSAGTAKGDDIYETEITLEELMEYITEDLELPNLDKKKYSDILTESTGKKRGYQRYGIRPRLAKKKTVISKITRKQGQKRALKEAGLDVEIERFPFKEEDLRYYKVRKKPRKDSNAVMIFIMDVSGSMDSTKKYLARSLFYILSRFIRKKYNNVAFEFISHTTIAKVVNEYEFFHKSESGGTYISSGLNAALDLIEEKYPKEKWNIYTIYGSDGDNWSEDNERAIKALKELCKISNMFGYAELLPSTYSTTMYFRFNNEIKDKNFIPILIKEKRDLWEGIKIMLSKELKEE; encoded by the coding sequence CGATTTTTAGAGATAGTTTAGATAATAATATTCAGCATGATAGATCTATTGCTGATAGAAGGCGCCATAGACAGCTTGTTGAAAAATCAATTAAAGAAAATTTAAGTGAAATTTTATCTGAAGAAAGTATAATTGCTGAAAGTAAGAATAAAAAATTTAAAATACCAATTAGAGGTATCAAAGAATATCAATTTATCTATGGAAAAAATAATAAGGGCGTAGCTATTGGCTCTGGAGAAGAAAAAAAGGGAGATAAGCTTTCTGATACGAAGAAAAGTGGTAATAAAAAGGGAAGTAATAGTGCAGGTACAGCTAAGGGAGATGACATTTATGAAACAGAAATTACTTTAGAAGAGCTTATGGAATATATTACAGAAGATTTAGAACTCCCTAACCTTGATAAAAAAAAGTACTCAGATATATTAACAGAAAGTACAGGTAAGAAAAGAGGATATCAAAGATATGGAATAAGACCAAGACTTGCAAAGAAAAAAACTGTGATATCTAAAATTACTAGAAAACAGGGCCAGAAAAGAGCATTGAAGGAAGCTGGTCTAGATGTTGAAATTGAGAGATTTCCTTTTAAAGAAGAAGACCTTAGATACTATAAAGTCAGGAAAAAGCCAAGAAAAGATAGTAATGCGGTAATGATTTTTATTATGGATGTTTCAGGTTCCATGGATAGTACAAAAAAATATTTAGCGCGATCCTTGTTTTATATATTATCCAGATTTATAAGAAAAAAATACAATAATGTAGCCTTTGAGTTTATTTCTCATACGACAATTGCAAAGGTGGTAAATGAATATGAGTTTTTCCATAAATCAGAATCCGGAGGAACCTATATCTCAAGTGGATTAAATGCAGCTTTAGATTTAATAGAGGAAAAATATCCAAAGGAAAAGTGGAATATTTATACTATCTATGGCAGTGATGGAGATAACTGGAGTGAAGATAATGAAAGAGCTATTAAAGCCTTGAAAGAACTTTGTAAAATAAGTAATATGTTTGGTTATGCTGAGCTTTTACCTTCAACCTATTCAACAACAATGTATTTTAGGTTTAATAATGAAATAAAAGATAAAAATTTTATTCCAATATTAATAAAAGAAAAAAGGGATTTATGGGAAGGTATAAAAATTATGTTATCTAAAGAATTAAAGGAGGAGTAG